ccaccagttagggccgtgaaAGGATGGGGACGTAACAAAGGCCGAGGTGGGGCTCGCACTACAAATAGAGCAGAACTTGTGGAGCCACCAAATGCTCCAGCtgaggagcaggttccagataccGTTGAAATggtgggaccaactcaggcaccagcagTGCCTATTATCATTCCTGGCCTTCAAGAGGCCTTAGCTCATATTTTTATTGTTTACATGAGCCTAGCTTAGGCATTTTGAataccagttgcaccagctacttcacaggctGGGGGTGGTGCCTAGACTCTTGTCGCCCATACTCTAGAGAAGCTAGCTCAGGGTCATCAAACATTAGGGGTATTAccagttcagccggttgttgctgACCGGGACGATGTTTGTCCACCTATCAGTGTagaggagcagaagaggttggAGCGTTTTGGGAGGCTTAAGCATCCAAACATCAACGGAGgggagttagaggatgctcaagatTTTCTAGCTCGGTGTTAGTGGATTCTTCGCACCACTGGTATTTTGGACACTAGTGGGGTTGCCTTTACTATTTTTCAGCTAACAGGGACAGCCTACAGATGGTGTCAGACTATTGATTTAGGTAGGCCAGCTAGCGCAGCACCACTtgcatggcatgagttctcagttatCTTCTTCGAGAAGTTTCTTCCACAAACTCGTAATGAGGAGTTGCAtagggagtttgagcagctacgccagggggATATGACTTTGAACCGGTAGGATATGAGATTTGCGAATTTGGCACGTCATGCTATATGGTTTGTTCCCACTAAGAGGGAGAaaattaggaggttcattgatggcctaaTGTATAGTTTGCGTTACAGTTTAGATTGAGAGGGTGAGAAggatgctaggtttgaccaggtgtTCGAGATTGCTAGATGTTTGGAGTAGGTCTGCAGGCTTGAGCGTGAGGAGGGAGAGGCCAAAATGCCTCGTGGATCAGGTGGTTTCAGCAGTGCCTTATCTGGAGGCCAGTCGCACTACAGTAGAGGTCATCTATATAGGCCTACTCAGGTAGCTCATCATGTTCCTCGTGGTACTTCAAGTAGCCACGGTTCACACAGTGCTCGCCCAGCTCCGTCATCATTAAGTGTAATGATGGCACAAAGTTCCTACCGTGCTCCATTTGGTTAGGGTTCTACGAGCAACTACTCAGGTTATTAGGTTCCTCCAAGGCGGGGTTGATATGAGTGtggagacttgagtcatctcaagatgGATTTCCCAGACTGTTGAGTAGGGTCCAAAAACAGAGCTCTTATCCTATGATGTCAACACCAGTAGCTACACCACTCGCATAACTAGCTACGGGTAGGACTCAGGCAGttcgaggttgccctagagggggagctcGATCAAGTGGCGGTCAGGCCCATTGCTACGCATTTCCAGCCAgaccagaggcagttgcttccgatgccgtgatcataggtattgttttagggtgccacaaggatgcttcggtattatttggcCCTGGTtccacctattcatatgtgtcatcatactttgctcgttatttggatatgcctcgtaaTTCTTTAGTCAtgtatgttcatgtatctacaccggtgggtgattctattattgtggaccgtgtatatcgatcaTTTATGGTGACTATTAGGGGTTATGAGACGAGATTTGATCTTCtactgcttagtatggttgattttgacgtgattttgggcatggattggttgtcgccatATCATGTTCttatggattgtcacgctaacACTGTGACATTGGTGATGTCGGGGTTTCCGAGGTTGGAGTGGAGGCTTTCttgatcatgttcctagtagagtgatttcgcATTTCAAGGCTCAATAGATGGTTGAGAAAGGATGTTTGGCATACTTGGCcttcgtgagggatgttagtgctgatactcctaccgccgagtcagttccggtagttaGAGACTTCCCATATGTGTTCCCaatagacctaccgggcatgccacctgacagggacatTTATTTGTATTAACTTGGtgtcgagcactcagcccatctctatttcaTCATATTGCATGGCACCtatagagttgaaggaacagttgcaggaactacttgataagggtttcatcatgcctaatgtgtcaccttaggatgcaccagttctatttgtgaggaataatgatggtactatgaggatgtgcattgactacaggcagatGAACAAGGTTacttaagaacaagtacccactaccacacattgatgacttattcgatcaacttcaaggtgctagagtgttctcgaagattgatttgaggcaGGGTATCTTTAGTTGAAGATTTGAGattcagatattccgaagataACTTTTAGGACGCGCTATGGTCACTATGTGTTTTTGGTGATTtgttttgggctgaccaatgctccAGTAGcctttatgcacctgatgaaaaGTGTGTTCCAGTCGTATCTTGATTATTtcatcatagtattcattgatgatataatTGTGTATTCATGCatccaggaggatcatgagcaacatcttaGGATCGTACtctagactttgagggagaagaagctatatggtaaattctccaagtatgagttttggcttgatttggtggcgtttttggggcacgtggtgtccagtgaagggattaaagccgaagaagattgaagaagTTAAGAGTTGCCTGAGACCGACTTCTGCCACTGAGATCTAGAAATTCCTTGGTTTGGCCGAGTATTATTgccattttgtggagggtttctcgtccattattgcacttttgactagattgacctagaaaggtgccccgttcaggtggtctgaggagtgtgaagagagctttcagaagctcaaaaattctgactacaactccagttccGGTTTTATCTTCAGGATCGGGTCCTTATATgttttattgtgatgcttctccgattggcattggatgtgtgttgatgtaggagggtagagttattgcttatgcattgtgtcagttgaagccccacgagaagaactaccatgttcatgatttggagttggaaaccattgttcatgcattgaagatttgtaggcattatctttacggtatgtcatgtgaggtattcatggatcataagagtcttcaacacttgttcaagcaaaaggatttgaacttgaggcaGCGGAGCTAGTTGGacctactaaaggactatgatatcaccattctttatcacccAGGAAAGggcaatgtggtggtcgatgccttgagtaggaaggctcaGAGCATGGGAATCTTACTTATCTTTTAGTTGGGGAGAGGccgttagcattggatgttcgggctttggccaatcagttcatgaggttagatatttcgaaGCTAAGCCAGTTCTTTCCtacatggtttctcggtcttccttgtttgacaTATCAAggcacgtcagtatgatgatccctacttGTTTGTCTTGAAGGACACAGTGCAACATGGTGATGCTAAAGAGgttactattagagatgatggggtattgaggatgcaggcgGATCTGTGTTTCAaatatggatgggttgcgtgagttgattcttgaggacgcccatagttcgcggtattccattcatccgggtgccacaaagatgtattaGTATTTGAGGTAGCACAATTGGTGGCGGAAGATaaagaaggatattgttgagtatgttgctcggtgtttgaactgtcaacatgtgaagtatgagcatcaaataCTCGGTAGTTTACTTTAGAGGCTTGATATTtgggagtggaagtgggaacgtatcacgatggattttatagttggacttccatggggccttgaggaaatttgatgcagtataGGTTATTCTGGATAGACtaaccaagtctgcacattttattccagttgtgactacctactcttcaaagTGGCTGGCTCatatttatattcgtgagattgtccaccTTCATGGTGTGCCTAAGTCTATTATCTCGAATCAAGGCATGCAGCACATTGGAGTTTTGGAGAGTGGTGcaacgagagttaggcacacaagtagagttgagtacaacattccatccgCAAATGAATGGGAAATCCGAGCGCtctatttagatcttggaggacatgttatgtCCCAATATTATAGATTTTGAAGGTTCATGGGATTAGTTTCCACCGCTcatggagtttgcctacaacaacagttatttgTCGAGTATTCAAGTGGCTCGTTATGAGGCCTTATAGGGGAAGAGATggcgttctccagttggttgatttgagcctggggaggttaggttgttgggcactaattTGGTCTGTGATGCCTTGGAGAAGATGAAGGTAATCCAGGATCTGCTTCTTACAACAcgatccagacagaagagttatgctaacAGAAAGGTTCATGATGCTGCATATacggtgggtgagaaggttctactcagattttcacccatgaagggtgtgatgagctACGAGAAGAAGGGAAAATTAATCCCTTGGTATATTGGTCTTTTTGAGGtacttgaaagagttggagaggtggcctatagacttgcatttccacctagtctatcagggttcacccagtattccatgtatttatgctctggaagtattatggtgatctgtcACTGTCGCACCCCGTATTCTCGCGAAAGCGTGTTtcaacgtgtgacaactcttttcaATAGGTATTAAAATAGAAGAGTCATCACCTGATGATTTTAAGGtacgttagggaacctatttgcaaataactctattttaactagttaacgtcaccaaagatcgggtaagggcgcAAATTAcatcaaagagaaggtgttaggcactctttgagatccacaactgtgggtcccagccAAATTCTACGTTATGTGGGATTATTATTGTCTTATTTGATCATGTAAGGTAAGGAAGACagggaatttaaaagttcaactACGATGTAAACAAGCGTAAAGAAAATCTCACATGTGAAagaattaaaatatatatataaatgaccAAAGGATCACCCTAtgaaaggggggtcctaagtttttaagcctaaaggatcaccctgtgcaacataaataatactttgtaactcCCTTAGGATAGGGAGTtcgctcatattattcagcaagcacagactatcatctcatgctacccaatcactatgttaaagttgtttacctaaagcgctctagtTCAATTCTAGAGCGTGTCCTATGCGTGCGCTACCCGttccatgcctatggtccagaagGCTTTagacctactatttgggtggttctagactttacataggatgctcaaaaatgataaaactaggagcACATTCAAAGCATTTAGGACTACACATAAAGACAATAaatggctcaagttagcctcgacacataaacaacaaaAGCACGCGGCAGATTTTGCATTAGGCAGTAGACAGTTTCAGAATTAAGGCATATTAGAGTCATCAAGTCCTATGGACATGGCTTCTATATGATCCTAGTTCAAGACGTCCTACAAGTAGTGCGACTATTTTAGATTATCAAATTTGCAGATTGCAGGTATtataaacctataggcatgatctctaagttATTTGTGGCATGGGGTAGTGTAAGCCATTAGAGAGCTCGAAATTATTCGtgtttgatcctataggcattCTTTCTAAGAGAGAAGCGGTATCCTATAGTTGGTAGTTGAACTCAATTTTGTCATgcttatccctataggcatgttatctaggtGGGCAGTGTAATAAAACAGCAGAAGTAATCGATTAGTTAATcaattaagccctatagacatggtatctaggtgAGCAGAGACATGTATTAGtgtgatcctataggcatgctatctagtaATCATATTGCAATAACACAACTAAGCAAGTAGTTATTGATATTTGATTCCTATAGCATATTGTCTAACAACGCATAGAACTGAAGCATGTAAACGAGTGAATAGAACATGTAAAGCAATTGGAGTGCTTaggttcctataggcatgttttctaccagTGTATAGAAATAGAGCACATCAAACAAAGTAGCAAACAAAGCATGTAGACCCTATAGGAATGTTTTCTACCCCTTTATGCGAGAAATAGAATATACTCGTTCCCCCATTTCACTAACCCCccaattgtttgtttacaaattattacatgcCCAATGATAAAAGAAAAACAAGCTCAAATATTTCTTAATTGAAATGACTACATGCCCAAAAAATAGAGCAGTCCTAAGAGGAGATAATCCAATACTGCCTAGGCCTTTAACAGGCTCATTCCTCACATAAGTAGCAGACCCAGACCCAAACTCAGCTCAAATATTTGAGTGTATCGATTGCACAGCTCAGGCCCACACTTGGACCCATATCAAGCCCAGATGAAAGTCCCACTTACCTAGTAATTTCAGATTAAGAACTTAACTACATAAACTAACGAACCACACATGGCAATCATTTAAATGATTTTGGAACCTACTAACAGCAACTCCCATAGAGATTAGATGACAAGATTTACGGGAAAGCATATTTGCATTTCAAAAGCAAGAGTGACAAGATTGATTAAGCAAAAGATTATGAAAACTAGGATAATCAGTAGGGCTTAGTTTCAACATAGTAAGTTTGATATGGAAAACTAACAATACAGGTTCGATCATTCAGCCAGCGATAGCATGTTGAGCATGAACAACACATTAGAAGAGTTAGGGAGACATGCCATTTGGGGTTAACAGGGTAAACATACTAGACACATATGAGATAAACATGCTAAGATTTCCAGAGTGAGTTCAGAATAGAGCATGATACATAGTTAGCCTAAAAAGGATTTTAAACCTAGGAGTCTAAGTCATGAAGGTCAGATAGAGTCAGAGTCGGAGAATGGCAATTACACATAACAAACATGCAATCAAGCAAGCAATAAGAAGCTTAATCATGCTGAATATAACACAACGATTCCCAAGTCCAAAGGTATCATGGCAGGAAGACATATTAACTTAAGCTTAAATAGAACAGGCAGACTCAAAACTTAAGCTAGTCGACTATGCATAATCACAGGAACTAAATGTGTTGGGATTCAACTAGAAGCATAAGCAATACCAAGGAATGGAAGATTGACCAAACACCACATTAAAGTTCTCAACAACAAAACTACAGGTTTAGTTAAAACATAGCAACAACAATAGGGTTTATGTAAGCATGAGAAACAAAACTCACAACAAACAATAAGTGATCAGAACAGCAGAGCAGACTTCAAGCTAAATATAATGAGCATATATTGGAGTTTAAAACTCTAGGCAGGTTGTGACACTAGGAGATTCAGAACAACAGAATAGCTTCAAAGCAAGTAAAATTACCAATGAAAATACCACAATATTGAAGTTATATTGGTTCACAAAATTCAAACAACATGGATATACAGAGCACTGAATACAAGCAAAAGAAGATAGAATTGCAAGAGTCAAGATACTCACCAGTTTGCAGATTCAACAAACATAATAAAAGAGAAGACTAAGTGCCAACAACAACTTGAATATCAACAGCAAAGAGAACAACCAAAAAACctaaatcctagtgtgtcagagttcacaggagctTCAAATGAGCCCCAAGCAGTGCTCGCACTAGAGAGGTCGATAGAGAGGATtccggtagccttggctttcaaaCGACCACAATCAAGACTGCAGAATAGTATAGAAAGTGTAAGAGTGATAGAATAATAAAAGTCCCGGTCTGTTTAGGGGAAACGGGGAAGGGGTTTACATAGTAGCAAAATTgaacgaacaaacaaggaaacacAGTGAATCAAACAAAAATAGGGAAAGAAAGGCATGCAAAATCGGTttagaatcaatttaggagaaaaaTTAGACAAACCCTAGTTCCAGACGGAGAACAAAAAAGTGAAAGCATTTCACTGAATCAAACCCATATAGCCTGGTAGTGAATGTATCGAGTCAAAAATATGGAGATAACACATAATCGGAGTCGAATGAACACCCATTGAATTAACTTCCATAAATAACTGAGTACCAAACACTGTGATGTTGAGGAGATGGTAAGAATCTCCATATGTGCAAAAAGGGAAAGGAAACATGGAAGATTTTCCATGTGATATTGGATTAGGGTTCGGATTTGAAGGAGGAGGCTAGGGTTTCTCtcagagagaaagagagagggtGAGAGGATTTGGGGGAAGCGGTCTTAGGGAGAATGGGTAGGGTTCAGGGTTTTTGGGTAGCTAAAAAGGGTAAGGAATGCGAAgaccgttgatcttgagagatcaacaaCAAGGATTAAAAGATGAGCAAGGCGGGACGTTTAAAACGGGTACCGACCGGGTTAACTaaaggggttgtttggtttgggctGGGTGAATTGGGCTAAGGATTTTGGGCGTTTGGGCCATtaatttggtccgaaaattggcaTAACTTGGGCCAGATTGTAAATAAAACAATTAAgggaaaataaattaataaaatagctaaataaatataaaaaatattatttatgttacttAATATTATAATAGCTgaagattataaaaatataaaaattattttgacccTAAATAAAATGATAAATGTAATTAATTATAAAgtacaggctattattgcaagaaTGTGTAAATAGTTCAAAAATGCAAAGTAAtatatgaaatgaaataaaatgtTATAAAACATACATGTAGGTATAaacaataaatttggatgattacatcaccccaaaataatttgaagggataattaataaatatttgaataatttaaatgcaagaaaatgaattttaaagctttaaaaatagtagaaaattatagaaatactTCTATTATGCTTGCAAATTGGGTAATAATGCAAAAATGATATTTCCAAAGTATatggaatattttataaaatacaagagcaaaattgggtatcaacagttgtCCCTCTTTACtcaggaatgatgaaagagttgtcaggtaaagaaaatgatgaccaattttatCCGGAATGAGCGAGGATGATGTGTGTTTGAAAGAATGGGGGCCGAACCCTAgtttttgagttgcctacatatatCTGGTGTTACAGAAATCAAGCTGGGTGTAGTTTTGGATCCAATAGTGAACGAAACCGATTGAGTTGTTATAAGAGCAGTCGTGTGTTTGAAAAAAGAATCTCTTGGATAGGATAGTGTCGTGAGTAATGGATAATTTTGGGTGGAGCTATGAATGCGAATTCGAATGTTATGGATATTTGAGATAAATGTTTGGGCGGTTATGGAACGAAGAGTAATCAATTGCCGATCATTGGTTACGTTTGAGATAATCAAAGGATGTGAACATTGTGAACTGAAACCAGAGCGAGAATTGCTcccgtttgtagaacggttacctcccgagttacctgcaaaacttaaaacacgacgCACACAAATGTATAGGGTTATTGCAGAATTTTAAACaagatgcaaattcccttcggaccatgagagttatttttggacgatgaggatgatgtccttagaccatgacgtccggggtgatgaagcgtatgataagggattcacagGCCAAGAAATGGTGTCCTCGGACCATTTGGATGGTGCCTTcgaactatgatgcctttgaataatgatatgcagttttgagagatccttaggccatggcatgatgttttcgtgctatgaggatgatgcctttagACTATGACACCTTCGGACATGTGGCGATGTTTTAGCCCATGACATGCAAAGATGCGGCGATATCGATCATTTGATAGAGGGAACAGGTGATGCTTAATCATATGTGAGAACGAAACGAGGCAGCACTTAGCCTTGTAtgtgatgagggcagtgcttagccctatacaAGGAGAGGCAGCCTTTAGACTTATGCAATAATGAAGGTAGTGCCTAGCCTCATGCAAATGTAAccgagatagtgcttagtctcatggaaaGGAAGGCCgttcttagccttatgtaatagtGGAGGCAgctcttagcctcatgcaatgtaatggagacagtgcttaatcTCATGCGGGGGAAGGCAGTGAATAGCCTTacgcaataatggaggcagtgcttagcctcatgcaatgtaatggagacagtgcttagtctcatgcggaggaaggcagtgcttagccttatgcaataatggtggtagtgcttagcctcatgcaaagaatgagggtagtgattagccctatgcagagaaagatagtgtttagccttatgcaacgatgagggcaatgcttagccctgtGCAATATATCAAGGGCAGTGTCTAGCCCtatgagggcagtgcttatccCTATGCAGAGGAAAGAGAAGACTAAATATGAGACAAAAAGTGGTTTTTAGTTCAATGCATTTGGCGACCTCCGTCTGTGTGCAGATAGTGTCTTTTTGCAATGTTATGTCTATTATGCCTGCATTCAAAGAACAATTGTGagttttgggggggagggggtcgGTTCGTGCTCTAAAATCATCATTTCTCTTCCGCTCCTATCTTGACACCTTGTTTGAGTCACCCTGGGTTACATCTAGCTATGAAGCTTTGAAAATATGCATTCGCGGTAAATCATTTATAAATAATGCGACTGTTTTTTAAAAATAATGCACAAAAGTAAGTAATTTGGTTGAATCATAGGCTGTGACATACTTTGAGACATTGCAACATTCttaactcggaattttgaggaccccctcaaaattctgccccagtttaaatgtaTACTCCCGGCGATACATTTCTTGGCGATCCTTGATGTAATTAGATTGATGAAAACTTGAAAATTTCCCCAGTTCCTGACCGTAGAGGGGAATGaaaattttattatgatgtgaccgaatccatagggctgcctacgtatcccctcttaaacgggcaTCAGGTTAAGCATAGTTCATGTTACATCAaaagaaagtgcaaacataatctgaaacatagtatctcttgacggcatccgaattgataggttttggccatattGCTTCAtctatttctgcaagtataagcgcTCCTCCTGTCAGTAcacggtgaaccatgtaagggccttgctaGTTAGGTGTGAATTTTCcttttgcttcatcctgatgcgGGATGATTCGCGTCAACACCATTTGCCCAGTGTGAATTGCCTTGATCTGACCTTTTTGTTGAACgcccttgccattctattctaGTAGAGTTGACTGTGATATACAGTGTTCATCCTCTTACCGTCAATGGAGACAGTTGCTCATACCGGCTttgtatccattctgcatcgctGAGTTCGGCCTCCTATATAATTTTTAGGGAAGGAATCTCCACCTCGGCCGGTATAACAGCTTCAGTACCATAGATCAGTAGATAGGCGGTTGCCCCAGTTGACATGCGGACTATGGTGCATTATCCGAGCAAAGCGAATGGTAGCTTCTCATGCTATTGTTTGCAGTTATCAACTATCTTACTTAATATCTtgttgatgttcttgttggcagcttccacggctccattcatttgtggcctaTATGCTGTAGAATTCtggtgcttgatcttgaatgtttcacacatggctttcatcagaTCATTATTGAGATTAGCAGAATTGTTGGTAATGATTGACTCAGatactccaaatcgacaaacaatacgatCCCGAATGAAGTCTGTTACGACCTTCTTAGCTACAGCTTTATAGGAAGCGGCTTCGACCTATTTCgtgaagtagtctatagccaccaaaatgaaTCTGTGTCCATTTGAAGCGGCGAGTTCAATTGGTTCGATGatatccatgccccaagcagagaaaggccagggcaaactcgttgcattgagttcattgggtggcacccGTATCATATCAACATGTACTTGGCATTGGTGGCACTTTTGAACATATTCGATGCAGTCTGTCTCCATAGTCATCCATAAATACCCTACCcgtaatatcttcttggccaaaacgaacccgttcatgtgaggtccgcatgtTCCGGCGTGTATTTCTTCGAGCAATCTAGATGGCTCCTTGGCCTCGACACATCGCAGCAATCCCaggtcaggagtccttctatacataaTTCCTCCACTATGAAAGAAGTGGTTGGCCAATCTTTGAAGTGTGCActtctgagtgtgtgtagcatttcctgggtattctcctttctccaaatactccttgatatcgtaaaaccatggatttccatcgaactcttcttcaacatgagcacaataagatgGCTACTTACGAATTTCTATCGGGATAggatcaatgaaattcttgtttggatgttgtatcatggaagacaaggtagccAACGCATCTACAAACTCGTTCTGAATCCTCGGGACATGTTTGAATTTTATCTTTGTGAACGTCTTGATCAAATCTTGCACACAATgcaagtatggcaatattttagtgttcttggtAGCCCATTCTCCAATTACTTGGTGTATCAGCAGATCTGAATCTCTGATTACCAGTAACTCCTGAATATTCATGTCGATGGCCAATCTGAATCCCTAGATGCAAGCCTCacattctgccatattgttggtgcatgtaAACCTGATCTTTGCGGATACTGGATAATGTTGACCGATTTCTGATACCAAAACAACTTCGATGCCTACTcttttgaagtttgcggctccatcgaaAAGCATCCTCCAACCAGCGTATGTTTTGGCAATATCTTCTCCTGAAAACGTCACTTGCTCGTCgggaaaatacatcttcaatggtTCGCATTCTCCGTCTATGGGGTTCTCTGCTAGGTGATCGGCCAACTCCTGCCCCTTGACAACCTTCttagtcacatagatgatgtcgaactcacttactaatatctgccactttgcaaACTTACCCacaggcatgggtttctgaaagatgtatttcggcggatccatccttgatatgagatatgtggtgtatgcAAAAGTAGTATCTCAATttctgagctatccatgtcaaggCACAACAAGTGCATTCCAATAAAGAGTACCAGGcttcgtaaggtgtgaacttcttactcagatagtataccGCCTGCTCTTTTCTCCCGGTTACATCATGTTGCCCTAGGACACAACCAAAAGCTCTATCTAACACTGATAGGTACATCAGTAACAGTCTTTCGGGCTCTAGTGGGACCAACACAGATGATTTagacaagtactccttgattttatcgaAA
This sequence is a window from Nicotiana tomentosiformis chromosome 5, ASM39032v3, whole genome shotgun sequence. Protein-coding genes within it:
- the LOC138892735 gene encoding uncharacterized protein, whose product is MLSKDVAISWIEECQKAFDKIKEYLSKSSVLVPLEPERLLLMYLSVLDRAFGCVLGQHDVTGRKEQAVYYLSKKFTPYEAWMDPPKYIFQKPMPVGKFAKWQILVSEFDIIYVTKKVVKGQELADHLAENPIDGECEPLKMYFPDEQVTFSGEDIAKTYAGWRMLFDGAANFKRVGIEVVLVSEIGQHYPVEAASYKAVAKKVVTDFIRDRIVCRFGVSESIITNNSANLNNDLMKAMCETFKIKHQNSTAYRPQMNGAVEAANKNINKILSKIVDNCKQ